The Bacteroidota bacterium DNA segment TCCAGATTTCTGAAATATTGATTTGAAATTACTGTTGCTTCTTCAACATATTTCAGATGCAATAACATGAATGCATAGGATAGGGTAATATTTTGATTGCGATTAATACTATAAAAGTCTTCCTTCATGCTCATTAGCTTGCTGTATTGTTCGTTATAGTATTTTGCAGCTTGTAATATTTTCCCAGCTGTTCTGTAGCCTTTTATTTCTTCGCTGATAATGTGTCCTGAAGGATCCATAAAATAAAGAACTGGAATGGTGTTTACTTCGTTTAATTCTGTGAACTTCAATCCAAAATCGCTGAAAGAACTGAATTTAACAGCAATAAGCTCACTATTGATATAGTTGTATAAATCATTATCCAAAAATGCTTTTGAATCCAATTCCTGACAAGGCTCACACCCATCAGCATAAATTTCGGTAAATATTACTTTGTCCTTTACTTTAGCACTAGCCAATACTTCTTCCCACTCAGTTTGCGTACGTACTTCAATAAAATGAATTTTAGCAAATGAATGATTTACAAAACAAAATAAAACGAGGATAAATAAAACTGATCTTTTCATGGTTAAGCTTCTTTTAAGCACTGACGAAAATAAGAAGGAAAAGGTTTTATGCCATGTAAATTATTCTCTCAATATGAATTCATCAATTTTTTCGAGTGTATCTGGATTCAAAACCCTGACATTTATCTTACTTCCTTCCACATCGATTAACACCAAAGCATTTTGTGTCGAAAAATTAGAAACATGCGGTGTCCATGGAGTCACTTCCTGGGCATAGTAAGGAGCTCCAGCAGCACCATTATTTATTTGGAATATCGTCCTATTCAAAACTATTTTTTCCATTTCGTAACGATTGGGATAGATTTCTGTTTCAGGACCTAATTCCAGTTTATTGTAATTGTGCTCATCACCCGTAAGAATGGCAGCAACTTTGGGACTTTCATTTACAATCAATTTCAGATATTCATCTCGCCTTTCTATAATTCCCTTTTTTACTGGAGTACCGCCTACAACAGCTCTTGGCAAATTATTTCCCTGATACCACATATCATCTTCTACATGTCCTCCATTGGGGAAGGCAGGCGTATGTTGCGTAATGAAAATATGGTCGATGTTTTTATCGGATTCAAATTTCTTTAAGGTTTGTTTTAACCAATTCAGCTGATTGTCCATGATATAACCATGCAAATTTCCGCTTGTTAGGATATTATAATATAGACTGGGAGCATACCAATAGTCCGAATTTAGAACGATCATCGCTATATTATCATATACGTAATAGTAAACATTTTCCTGATAAGATGGAAAATCAGTGCTACGTGGATTTGGATCATAAATGCTTCCATCCTCCCCTTGTGGCCCATTGGTAAAATTTACAAATGTTTTAGCAAAAATTGCTTCAGACGACTCGCTTTCAAAAGGGAATTTATCTACCATATATTTTTTCCCTTCGGTAGCATCCACAAAAAGCCACATCACACATTCATGATTGCCCATACCTGTGTATATGGGCATATAATGACCAAATGCTTCAACTGATCGTTTCCAATTCGCATATTGTAATTCAATTTCTTTTTTATCAATACAATAGCCGTTAACCATATCTCCGGTAAATTGCATAAAAGCTGCATTTTCATAGGTTGCCAATGCCATTATTTTTTTCATGATGTAGGCATTTGTACCATACATATTCCGTTCACCACCACCAGCAGCATAACGCGAATCGCTCGCATATGCAAAAGTAAAAGCCTTTCTGCTTCCCGTTTTTGGAGCTGTTTTAAATGTATAACTTAAGGGTTCTCCCCCATACGTAATTTCATAGGTGAACTCAGTTTCGGGAGGTAATTTGTCCAGTTCTATTTCATGAAACTGCCCTGATTTAGCACTAGCGTATTCTTTAGTCTTGACATCATATCCAATTTTATAGGTCAACTTGATATTTGCTAATGTTGATTTATTTGTAACAAATGAAATAACACAACTTTCATCCGTTACTTGATTGACAAAAGGGCCTTCAATAATGGTATTGGCCACCTCAAAAGGGCCGATTCCTTTAAAAGCAACTTTTCCATCATATAAAATTTTTCCTTTTTCATTTACTACACGATAACCCAATAATCCTTTTTGATTTTTGCTCCATGATATCATATCATATTTGTCTGAAAGCTGATCTTTGATATTAATAGTACTTACTCCCTTTACAATCGGTGAGGAAACTTTAAAATACACAGGCAGTTGGTGTTTGGCATCATCAAGCGGAATAAACCCAAAATAAAGTGTTCCGTTTAACTGCTCATTTCTGAAGTTGAAATCAATTCCTTTCACACCTCCACGAGGATTTCCGATCATATTCGACAAACTATATTCAGGCTTGACAACAATAGCATTTAATTTATTGATACTGTTTTCAAATTGCAATACCCCAGTTCCATCAATTTTCAGATTGGAATACGACAATGGAATTTGTAGCTGGGCATTTGAGTATAGTATTGAAAGCGAAAAAATAAGAGCAAAAAATATTTTCATGATTTTAAATTAACTTTTTTACAGTCCAAAATTTAATCAATTAATGTAATAACCTAAGCCCATGATGATAAACATTTACAGCTTTTATTATATGAGCATTCAAATAAATCAATTCAAATTAGTTATATCGTACAAATATGATTTTAACACTGCCTAAATAATTCGCATTTTTTGGAACTAAAATTGATTGATTGGCCATCAACATAGTATAGTATTTATGAAGGATCCTTACAAAACAACACTTTGCAAACTGGTAAAAAAAGACTTTCAACGTAAAGAAACCGCTACTTTTTTGCAGATCATAAAAGATCCTCAGTATTTCTGTATGGACTGTGGCCGTAGTGCAGCAAAAAAGAAAAATTTATGCAATGCATCCAGCTTAAATAATGAATAAATACGCAGATTTTTTAGCAGCTTGAAAAGCAATTAAAATTAGCAAACTATCTTCGCGGCATAAAACAGAATTATGCTGAAGAAAATTCCACATACCTATGCAATTGTTTTCTATATCATACTCATTGCAGCTGTATTAACATGGATTGTTCCCGGTGGTGAATATGTTGAAACAACAAAATTAGTTGGGGATGAAGAAATTTCGACTGTCGAATTTCAACGAACTGAAAGTCAGCCACAAAGTTGGCAAGTATTTGCTGCTCTTTACAAAGGTTTTGAAAATCAGGCTGGCATAATCGTTTTTATTTTGATGATAGGCGGTGCTTTCTGGATTATGAATTTCAGCAAAGCTATTGACGTTGGGATATTCGCTTTTATTCGCTTTACGAGCAAGCTTGAACGTGTTAAACTGATCAGGATAATTGGGGTTAATAACATTATTATCACCCTCATAATGATTATGTTTAGCTTGTTTGGAGCTGTTTTTGGCATGAGTGAAGAAACCATTGCCTTTATCATTATTTTAGTTCCTCTTGCCATTACAATGGGCTATGACTCTATTGTTGGTGTATGTATGGTATTTGTGGCAGCGGGCTTGGGATTTGCCGGTGCTTTTCTAAATCCATTTACCATTGGAATTGCACAGGGAATAGCTGAACTGCCTCTATATTCCGGAATATATTATCGCTTGTTTTGTTGGCTGGTTATTACGATAATAGGGATTGCCTATGTCCTGCGATACGCCCATAAAATAAAGAAGAATCCAAAATCATCTATCATGTATCAGGAAGATGAATATTGGCGAAATCATGGCAAACAGCAAACGGAAAAGCTCGCATATTACACACCAAAATCTGCCTGGATCGCTTATTTAATTATATTAGTATCACTCGTCTTGTTTTCATTTCAGTATCAAACAACCACCGTTAGCATAGGTGATATAGAATCTGGAATAGGTACTTCTTTCAGCGGGCCTTTCATTCCTATTTTAACACTATTATTTGCCATTACCGGCTTTTT contains these protein-coding regions:
- a CDS encoding YfcC family protein encodes the protein MLKKIPHTYAIVFYIILIAAVLTWIVPGGEYVETTKLVGDEEISTVEFQRTESQPQSWQVFAALYKGFENQAGIIVFILMIGGAFWIMNFSKAIDVGIFAFIRFTSKLERVKLIRIIGVNNIIITLIMIMFSLFGAVFGMSEETIAFIIILVPLAITMGYDSIVGVCMVFVAAGLGFAGAFLNPFTIGIAQGIAELPLYSGIYYRLFCWLVITIIGIAYVLRYAHKIKKNPKSSIMYQEDEYWRNHGKQQTEKLAYYTPKSAWIAYLIILVSLVLFSFQYQTTTVSIGDIESGIGTSFSGPFIPILTLLFAITGFLSLRKSVHFFILTLLSFTILFLILGVMGYAWYIMKIAALFFALGIFSGLAFQQNASSIVKLFLEGCKDILSAAIIVGLAGGIIVILEDGKVIDSILYVLSRSMNNLGDVATVGIMYVIQTAINVVIPSGSAKAALTMPIMAPFSDLIGLSRQATVVAFQFGDGFTNMITPTSGVLLGVLSVAKIPYEKWVRWITPLMIILAVLGFLLLIPTVTMPLNGF